A stretch of DNA from Saccharomycodes ludwigii strain NBRC 1722 chromosome I, whole genome shotgun sequence:
CTGATGAAGTACAAAGTGATAGTAGTTTTACTGCAAATAATGCTAGTTATATGGAAATACTCGAACAAATATCCAAAATGCACCCagaaatttcaaaatatttaaaagaaaatgttgATGGGATCATAAAAGGTGATTTAGTGGATAACATTAAATATTGATTAAATAAGATACCGGTTAATTGGTGCTTTGAGTTTCTAATACTAATGAAAGGAatcttaaattttttttttttttttttgttcttgtaAGCAATGCCGTTATAAGTTGTTAGATCATTAAATGATCCGTAAACATTTCGGACTATTTCTAAAAAGGAAATGTATTTGAGACCTTGTGTTGCATTCAATGATTAAAGAAATTTACGTAGaaacaatatttaatatGATACCTTTGAACGAAAGAAAtggaaaggaaaaatatataatatgaaaaatagttttagaaaaaaagagagaaaaaaaaaaaaaatttaacaagCAAGTAGCTCATATTTTGTTGTATAAAATACTACAAAcattataattattctataacttaataaacaaaaggaACTAAGAAAACATAGAGAAGGgacaaaaatgaataatttatttcGCTACACTGCAAAACGTTTGGCTTCCGGTACTGCCTCAAGTGGTGGTGGTCGTATGCGTGGTATTAACCCACAATTTAATATTCCCAAGAGACCgatgaaaaagatttttattGGTAAAGCAAGACCAGCTATATATCATCAGTTTGAAGTTTTGGTCGAATTAAGTGATGGTAGTGTTATTAAACGTAAATCACAATATCCAAAGGCAGAAATTAGATTAATTCAAGACCAAAGAAATAATCCGTTATGGAACCAAAGTAGAGATGACTTAGTATTAGTTGATGCTAACTCTGGTGGTAAGTTAGATAaattcaaacaaaaatactCTAATATGTTTACGGTAGCAGACACAGAAAATGAAACAAACgttcaaaataatactagtaACAAACAGCAAACATCCAATCCTACTGTTATTGCTAAGAACGCTGAAAAAGCCAGTACTAATAGTACGGATGAATTTGACATGTTTGGGGAGGAAGATTATTTATCCTTACTAGATGACAGCACAGCAGGTGTCAAGAATGGTTCTGTGGcttcaaataaaacatcagcaaaaaaaaagaaatagatTATTATGTTGTCCATCGTTCATATATTGGTCGCTTGTCATGTATATAGCTATATGTGTATTtaagttattattgttaaacctcacacttttttttttttttttttttttttttttttttaaaccaatATTATCTTGTTTCTTCTAATAcgctttttattattctaaaatatttttacgcatagaaaaaagaaaaaaaaagaaaaaaagcaaaaaatacattttaaataattttaaatgttaTTTGGCGAAGAATTCTACTTCCAATTCATATGCATGTAAAAGCACACATCTGCATTTATTCATAATGGGAAGCGTTTTTTTACCACATTTAAAAACCGGTTGGCATGTAGATCAAGCAATATTACATGACCAAGATAGATTAGTAGTTATTAGGTTCGGTAGAGACCATGACAAAGATTGTATGTTAATGGATGaacatttatataaaatagcagaaaaagttaaaaattttgcaGCAATATATCTGTGTGATATAGATGAGGTTCCTGATTTTAATGAAATGTATGAGTTATACGATCCTATGacaataatgtttttttatcaaaataaacatattttATGCGATTTTAGTACTggtgacaataataaaatgaattttGTGATTCATGATGACCAGGAAATGATAGATATTATAGAGACGATATTTAGAGGTGCAAGGAAAGGGAAAGGTTTGGTTGTGTCTCCTTATGATTACAgttataaaagaaaaaaatgacatAAATTGCTGCCAATAGGTCCACATTTATATAATGCCATGTTTCTAACCCTTAAAGCTATGGTATAAATTAATTGCAagagggggaaaaaaaaaaaaaataaaagccATTGAGTAGTTAAACGTTCATATCCAAACTATTGCTAGTAGAAGGTAAATGGACGTATGACTCAATGcagaaaaacttttttttttcttttcctattaaataaatgtaGGGAGTCTATTAttaaatcattaataacaatctcagatttatttgttttagaaCTTTTCATTTCCAACGAGAATTAGCTTAGAAATTGGACATTCTTTTCcgtttttaaaagattctCTAACACCGTTAACATTTGATACAAACTTAAAGGGAGTAACGATTATTCAACTGACTTGAGTTAATTATGATAAATAgacttattattattttgatttaggCACCTAACACAAACATTGaccatttatttatttatttatttatttattttctttctttctttctttctttctttctttctttctttctttagtaataaaagtttACCTGTGAATCCGAAGAAGCGCTTAAGTTTATACCGAAGGATATTTATAAACCGGAAGCgggaagaaagaaaatttgtgaaatttttttattttttt
This window harbors:
- the MRPL36 gene encoding mitochondrial 54S ribosomal protein bL31m (similar to Saccharomyces cerevisiae YBR122C | MRPL36 | Mitochondrial Ribosomal Protein Large subunit), which gives rise to MNNLFRYTAKRLASGTASSGGGRMRGINPQFNIPKRPMKKIFIGKARPAIYHQFEVLVELSDGSVIKRKSQYPKAEIRLIQDQRNNPLWNQSRDDLVLVDANSGGKLDKFKQKYSNMFTVADTENETNVQNNTSNKQQTSNPTVIAKNAEKASTNSTDEFDMFGEEDYLSLLDDSTAGVKNGSVASNKTSAKKKK
- the DIB1 gene encoding U4/U6-U5 snRNP complex subunit DIB1 (similar to Saccharomyces cerevisiae YPR082C | DIB1 | S. pombe DIm1+ in Budding yeast) produces the protein MGSVFLPHLKTGWHVDQAILHDQDRLVVIRFGRDHDKDCMLMDEHLYKIAEKVKNFAAIYLCDIDEVPDFNEMYELYDPMTIMFFYQNKHILCDFSTGDNNKMNFVIHDDQEMIDIIETIFRGARKGKGLVVSPYDYSYKRKK